From the genome of Treponema peruense:
TCGAATTGAATTTAAATGAAGAAGAAAAAGAGCGCTTTGCACAATGCTGCGAAGGCGTCCGCAATAACGAAAAAGAATTTTTTTCAAAAAAATAAAATATAATAAATATAAAAAAACAATCTTAAAAAAATTGGAGAAAAAAAAATGCCGCAACTTTCAGACAGAACAGCAACTTTTACAGATTCCGTAATCAGAAGAATGACACGCGTTTCAAATAAATACGGTGCAATAAATTTAAGCCAGGGTTTTCCTGATTTTGAACCTCCAAAACCGATTCTTGACCGCCTTGCAGAAGTTACAAAAGAAAATTTTCATCAGTATGCTACGACCTGGGGCGCACAGAATTTCCGCGAAGCACTTGCAAAAAAACACGAACATTTTTCAGGACAGAAAGTAAATCCCGATACACAAATCGTCGTAACCTGCGGTTCAACAGAAGCAATGATGGCTGCAATGATGAGCGTTACAAATCCCGGCGACAAAGTAATTGTCTTTTCTCCTTTTTACGAAAACTACGGCGCCGACACAATTCTTTCTGGAGCAACACCAATTTATGTTCCGCTTGATCCTGTAAATTTTAATTTTGATTCAAATGTTCTGGAAGATGCATTCAGACAAAAACCAAAGGCAATTATTGTCTGCAATCCGTCAAATCCGTGCGGCAAAGTTTTTACATACGATGAATTAAAAATTATCGCAGACCTTGCAGTCAAATACGACACTTTTGTAATCACCGATGAAGTTTACGAACACATTCTTTACGCACCGCATAAACACGTTTACATGTCAACGCTTCCGGGAATGGAAGACCGTACGATAATCTGCAATTCACTGAGCAAAACTTATTCAATTACAGGCTGGCGTTTGGGCTACACAATTGCAAATCCTCAAATTACCGAACGCATAAAAAAAGTTCACGACTTTTTAACTGTCGGAGCCGCAGCGCCTTTGCAGGAAGCCGCAGTTACAGGCCTTAATTTTAAAGATGAATATTACGCCGAACTTCAAAATCATTACACCCACATGAAAAATCTTTTTTGCGGCGGACTCAAAAATCTGGGGCTTAAATTCAACGAACCTCAGGGAGCATATTACGTTCTTTTGGACATAAGTGAATACGGCTGGAAAAGCGATCTGGAATTCTGTGATGCTCTTGCCCAAAAAGTCGGAGTAGGCGCTGTTCCGGGTTCAAGCTTTTTTAAGGAAGACGTAAACAATCTGATACGCTTTCACTTTGCAAAAAAAGACGAAACTCTGACAGAAGCCTTAAACCGCCTCGAAAAAATCAACGTGTTAAAAAGGTAGAATACAACGCGAAAAAATGTTTGTTATTTCAGCAGCAAATTGTACACAATCAAAGATATGCTTAATAAGTAAAAGTACAAACGGATTTGTCCCAACCTGCGACACTTTGCCAGAAAAATTCCCGTAGTTCTTCACAAAATGGCTGTATTATAGTATATTGTTACGAACTTTATTCTGGCTTTTTTTTCTAAAGTGTAAGTAAAGTGACTAAAAGTATAAATTCCGGCTTTTTTTGCCGTAGTTTGGGGGAATTTAATGAATAAGATCCTTGAGAAAAGGCAGCTTTCAGAAAATGTATTCTACATGAAGTTTGAGGCGGCCGATATTGCCGAAAACCGCAAGGCCGGACAGTTTCTTATTGTTCAGGTCGACACAGAACTTGGGGAGCGCATTCCCCTTACTATTGCAGATGCCGATGCAAAAGCCGGATGGGTTGCAATTGTTTTTCAGGTAGTCGGTGCCACAACATATAAAATTTCAAAACTCAACCCCGGTGACTATCTTGCCGGAGTTCTTGGCCCGCTTGGAACACCGTCTGTAATAGAAAAGTACGACGCACCTGTAGTATGCGTTGGCGGTGGAATCGGAACAGCTCCCCTTTACCCGATTGTTCAGGCTTTTAAAGCAATGGGAAATACCGTAAAAGTAATTATCGCTGCAAGAACAAAGGATCTTCTTATTTTTGTAGACGAAATGAAAGCTGTTGCAGATGAAGTTGTAATAATGACAGATGACGGCTCTGCAGGAGAAAAGGGCGTTGCTACAATTCCGCTTGAACGCTATTGCCAGGAAGAAGTTCCCCCGGCAGAAGTTATTGCAATAGGACCGCCAATAATGATGAAATTTGCCTGCGCTTCAACACAGAAGTACAATGTAAAAACAACCGTTTCCCTTAACACAATTATGATTGACGGAACCGGAATGTGCGGTGGATGCCGTGTATCTGTCGGCGGCGAAACAAAATTCGTTTGCGTAGACGGACCTGACTTTGACGGACACCAGGTTGACTGGAACAACATGATGATGCGCATGAAGTCATTCAAGGACAAGGAAACAGAATCTTTCCACAAGTGCCGTCTTGAAGCCGAAGCAGAAAAACTTGCCGCAAAATAAGGATGAAAAAAAATGGAACATATTAGTGCAGAAAAACTTGCCGAACTTGGCAAGGCTGAATATACAAAAGTCGAGGCTCTCCTTAAGAAAGGTCCTCTTACAAACAAAGACCGCATGGCTATTCCGCAGCAGGAAATGCCTACGGGAATTCCAACAGTCCGCGCAAGACAGATGAGTGAAGTTGCCCTCGGTTACTCTGCGGAACAGGCCGTTGTAGAAGCAAACCGCTGTCTTCAGTGTAAGAACCAGCCGTGTGTTTCGGGATGTCCTGTAAATGTACACATTCCTGAATTCGTAGCACAGGTTGCACTCGGCAAGTTCAAGGAAGCCGCTGATATAATTAAAGAAACAAATCTTCTTCCTGCGATCTGCGGTCGTGTATGTCCTCAGGAAAAGCAGTGTCAGGGACAATGTACAGTAGGAAAAGTCTACAAATCTGCCGAAAAGTCAGTAAGCATCGGCCGTCTTGAACGTTTTGTTGCCGACTACGAGCGCAATAATAATCTTGCTACAGCACCAAAAGTTGCAGCATCTACAGGAAAAAAAGTAGCAGTAATCGGTTCGGGCCCTGCAGGACTTACTGTAGCGGCAGACTGTCGCCGCGCAGGACACGACGTAACTGTATTTGAAGCTTTCCACAAAGCCGGTGGTGTTATGGTATACGGAATCCCTGAATTCCGCCTTCCAAAGTCAATCGTACAGAATGAAGTAGAAAATCTCAAAAAGATGGGCGTTAAGTTCGAAATGAACTTCCTTGTAGGCCGCACTTCTACCGTACAGCAGATTCTTACAGAAAAGGGATTCGATGCTGCCTTTATAGGAACAGGAGCCGGACTTCCAAAATTCTTCGGAATCAAGGGTGAAAACTACATCGGTGTATTCAGCGCAAACGAATATCTTACACGCGCAAATCTTATGAAAGCATACGAAAAGGGCGTTGCAGACACACCGTTCTATGAAGCAAAAACCGTTGTAGTATGCGGTGGCGGTAACGTAGCAATGGATGCAGCACGTATGGCTCTTCGTCTTGGTGCAGAAAAAGTATATGTAGTATACCGCCGCACAAGAAATGAAATGCCAGCCCGCCGCGAAGAAGTAGATCATGCAGAGGAAGAAGGAGTAGAGTTCCGCTTCCTTGAAAATCCTGTAGAAATACTCGGAGATGCAGAAACAGGCAAAGTAACCGGGCTCAAGGCACTCAGCTACGAACTGGGCGAACCTGACGCAAGTGGCCGCCGTAAGCCTGTGGAAATAAAGGGAAGTGAACATGACATTCCGTGTGATGCAGTAATCGTTGCTCTCGGAAACAATTCAAATCCTCTTATTCCAAAGACAACAAGCGAAATAAATGTTGACGCAAAGGGACACATCACTGTAGACGAAAACCAGACTACAAGTATGACAAAGGTTTGGGCCGGCGGAGACATTGTTCTTGGTGCAGCAACGGTAATTCTTGCCATGGGCGAAGGTCGCAAGGCTGCCGCAAGCATTAACGAATATCTGGCAAAATAAGTTGAATAAGCTCTGAAAACTTAGGCGTTCAGGGCTTGATTAAAGAAAGCATTTCTTTTGCTTTTTCATAGAAGACGTCTTCCATTACTTCAGGGAAGGCGTCTTTTATTTTTTCAAGACATTCAGAAAGTTCAACAATAGAATCTGTTCCGCCGGTGACAACTTCACAAAAACCGCATTCCCTCTGTTGTTTTGCCGCATCATTTACGGTCTGGCTTACACTCAAAATTCCGGGAAAGCCGCAAAGCTGAACCAGTGTCTTTTCGTCAAGAATGGGAAACTTAAAGGTAAGAACAAATTTTTTATTCAGTCTGCAGAAAGCGGTATTTTTGTCATACAAAGCAGCCAGAAAATTAAAGCCGTTTGCCGCCGCAACAGATTTTGTCATACCAGAAAGCCGCGGGTTTATTTCTATTATATACCACTTTTTTTGTTCCGGGTTGAATATCAAATCGACCTGCGCTATTCCGTCTATGCAAAGAACATCTGCCAGTCTTTTGAGTTCACGCTTCATGTCTGCGGTACAAAAGCACTCTGCCGTAACCGGGCCCAATTTTACGCTCTGCTTTGGACTTGTAAGGCCGTATTTGTTTACAGAAAACATAAACGGATCCATAACTTCATAGTCGCCGTTTCTTCCGTAAATTTCTGTGCCAAAACTTATGCCTTCTATAAATTCCTGTACAATTTTGTCGCAGCTGCAGTTTTTTGAACAGAGAAAACCCCGCGCCGCTTTGGAACTTTTTACAACTTCCATGCCGTAAGAGCTGAGCCCCGATGTGTCTTTGATTACAACCGGGTAATTCAACTTGTCCAGTTCTGAAAAAATATATTCCCTGTAAGCATTCGTGTGGATTTCTGCTCGCCCGCGTTCTGCAATAAACCGTTCCCTGTGTACAAATATTGAGCGCGGTGTACAGAAATTGTTTGCGGTTAAAAAATCGTGAGTGACGTTTTTGTCAAAGCAAGTGTACTGTGTTTTGGATGTATTGCATATTGTTCTTATTCCGGCCTGTTCAAGATATTCTGCCACAAGAGCGTCCGAAAGTCCAAGCCAGTCAAACGGTGTTACCCAAAAACTTGCCGCTACCGCAGTGTCTGGATTTAAAGAAACGATTCTTTGTGCAAAGGTCCGGGCATCTTCGTTGTCTGCAACAATGTATTTTATTCCGGGGCATTCAATAATGTTTCCGTTTTGGTCAATGTCGGCCAGAAACATTCCGGGGCGCTGTGTGACAACATAAAACTGCGTGCCGGGAAAAGCCGCCATTAGTTCCGACAGAAAGTCGCGCGCAGACGGCTTGTTGAAAAAGTGCATGCGGCCGTCATAAATATTCGTGTTTGTGCTGAAAAAGACGACCGTCATGGTTTGTGTAAATTTATTCTGCAGCTGCTGTATCAAGCTTCTGTTTCTTCTGCTGCAACAGATTCTGCGTCTGTAGGCTCGCTTACTTCTTCAGCAACATCAGCTTCTTCTTCGCTCTGTTCGGGAGCCGCAACTTCTTCTGTGTAGCCCGGAGCCGTCTTTTTGATAAGAATCTGTGCAGCCTTGAGTGCTTCCTGCATAGCCTTAATCATGTCAGTGCTGCCGCTCGCTCCGAGAGTCTTTGTACCGTAGCAGGCGGCGACCGGTTTTAATGTAAGTGCATCAATGAAAGTAACAACCGCCGTAGCTTCCCCCGCCGACTGGATAAATCCGTACTTTACCAGAAGAAGTTCGTTTGTTGCAAATTCTGCAGACGTCATTGTTTCTGCGGAGCCAAGAACATTAAGGCGTGTATTTTCCAGCGCACCAAGAACAATTACGTCCATTGCCGCAGAATAATCTGTCGGGTCTGCAAGAGTTACCATTGTGTAGCCGCTTAGATCTACATCAGAAGCCTTGCTGCTTTTGGGGGCACTGGCACATGAAACCAAAGCAAATGCCGCAACCGCAGCAACCATTGAACAAATAATTTTTTTCATTTAATACACCTCTTCGTTTAGCGGGAAAATATCAACACAGAAACTATAACACATTTTTTACAAAAAATAAATCCGTGCCATCTGATTTTCAGATTTTTTACAGTATCGGTATCTGACCGCCGTTTAAAATTGACAGTTACACTTGGTTGTGGTATATTGAATAAAAGGAAATGCCCGAACATTTGGTCATCTCCACAATTTACGGTAATAAGCCGCCCATAGTGTAGTAGACTAAAGGGCGGCTATTTTTTACTCTTTACTTTTTTAGTTGCAGGGATACTCTTTCCCGCCACCCCCTCAACCGCGTTGACATTTTCTGTTAAATTCTTTATAGTAAATAAAGACGATGACGTCCGTTTGGTAAAACTGTCTGTTTTTTTCAGAAAGGCGGTTGTACCAAACGGACGTCTTTTTTTATATGTAAGGGGTTAAATATGTGTGGATTTGTCGGTGCATTTGATTTGAACAGCGGTTCAGCTCCAATAGACGAAGGACTCAAAGACCAGCTGCGTTCACAGGTTCTTGAGATGTCAAGAAAGATTCGCCATCGTGGTCCGGACTGGAGCGGCGTTTATACAGGAGACAATGCCATTCTTTCACACGAGAGACTTGCAATTGTAGACCCTCTCAGCGGAAAGCAGCCTCTTGTAAGCGACGACGGAAAAATAATTCTTGCCGTTAACGGTGAAATCTACAATCATCAGGAAATAAGACAGAAGTTTGCCGGAAAATACAACTTCAAGACACAGAGTGACTGCGAAGTAATTATTCCGCTTTACAAAGAAAAGGGCGTAAACTTTCTGGAAGATTTAAGCGGAATCTTCGCTTTTGCCCTCTACGACAGCGAAAAAGACGTTTACCTTATAGGCCGTGATGAAATAGGTGTTATTCCGCTTTACCAGGGCTGGGACAAACAGGGCCGCTATTATGTAGCAAGCGAACTTAAGGCACTTGAAGGCCACTGCATGACAATAGAAGAATTCCCCAACGGATGCTACTTTTATTCAAAAGATGAAAAGCCCGTAAAATGGTACCACCGCGACTGGGAAGATTTTGGTGCCGTGGAAAACAAGCCTTGTGCAACTGACGCACAGGGAAATGTAATAAACGCTTCTGTAATTGAAGGTGTAAAAGAAGGACTCGAAACTGCTGTAAAAAAGCAGCTCATGAGCGATGTTCCTTACGGTGTACTTCTTTCAGGCGGACTCGACTCAAGCATTATTGCGGCCATAACACAGAAATTTTCAAAGAAACGCGTAGAAAGCGGTGACAGTCAGGATGCATGGTGGCCGCGCCTGCACAGTTTTGCGGTAGGACTTGAAGGTTCGCCTGATCTTGTTGCAGCAAAAAAAGCCGCAGACTATATCGGAACAGTACACCACGAAGTTCACTTTACAATTCAGGAAGCACTTGATGCCCTGCCTGATGTAATTTACCACATCGAAACTTACGACATTACAACAGTACGTGCAAGTACACCAATGTATCTTCTGGCACGTGTAATCAAATCTATGGGAATAAAGATGGTACTCAGCGGGGAAGGCAGCGATGAGCTTTTTGGAGGTTATCTCTATTTCCATAAGGCCCCGAACGCGCGCGAATTCCACGAAGAACTTGTACGCAAAATGAGCAAACTTCATCTTTATGACTGTCTGCGCGCCAATAAGTCACTGGCTGCCTGGGGTGTAGAAGGCCGTGTACCGTTCCTTGACAAAGACTTTATCGACGTTGCCATGAGACTCAATCCGCTGGACAAAATGAACATTCGCCTTCCCGACGGAAAACAGCGCATGGAAAAATGGATTCTGCGCAAAGCCTTCGAAGATATGCTCCCCGAAAACATCTGCTGGAGACAAAAGGAACAGTTCTCTGACGGCGTAGGCTACAGCTGGATTGACACCCTTAAGGAAATGACTGCACGCAAGGTATCTGACGCAGAGTTTGCACAGAGGGCAAAGCGCTTCCCGGTAAATACTCCTGTAACAAAAGAAGAGTATTACTACCGCGAAATTTACAGCAGATTCTTCCCAAGCGAAAGTGCAGCCCTTACTGTTCCGCATGAAGCAGGAGTTGCCTGTTCAACTGCAAAGGCTCTTGAATGGGACGCAGCCTGGAAAAACATGGACGAACCTTCAGGACGCGCAATTGCCGGTGTTCACGACAAGGCATATTAAGGGCGTCTCTGAATAAGAAACTTTCGGATGCTGAATTTTAACTGTATGTTCAAGAATTTAAACATACAGTGGAATAAAAATCCCCGAAGCGGTATAATACGCACATGCACAATATATATCAGATCTTTATTATAATGGCGTTTTTATTCTTCTTCGGGGCCGTTTTGGGCTGGGTACTTGAACTTGTATTCCGCAGATTCAGCAAAAAGGCAAATCCCGAAGGCCGCTGGCTTAATCCCGGATTTTTGACAGGTCCGTGCCTTCCCATTTACGGGCTTGGTTCCATTGCGCTTTATATACTGAGCATTACAGAAAAATATTTTATAAATGCGCAGAAAGCAGGCGTTCTCTACTATATAATAATGTTTTTTATCATGGCACTTGTAATGACTTTAATTGAATACATTGCC
Proteins encoded in this window:
- a CDS encoding pyridoxal phosphate-dependent aminotransferase, giving the protein MPQLSDRTATFTDSVIRRMTRVSNKYGAINLSQGFPDFEPPKPILDRLAEVTKENFHQYATTWGAQNFREALAKKHEHFSGQKVNPDTQIVVTCGSTEAMMAAMMSVTNPGDKVIVFSPFYENYGADTILSGATPIYVPLDPVNFNFDSNVLEDAFRQKPKAIIVCNPSNPCGKVFTYDELKIIADLAVKYDTFVITDEVYEHILYAPHKHVYMSTLPGMEDRTIICNSLSKTYSITGWRLGYTIANPQITERIKKVHDFLTVGAAAPLQEAAVTGLNFKDEYYAELQNHYTHMKNLFCGGLKNLGLKFNEPQGAYYVLLDISEYGWKSDLEFCDALAQKVGVGAVPGSSFFKEDVNNLIRFHFAKKDETLTEALNRLEKINVLKR
- a CDS encoding sulfide/dihydroorotate dehydrogenase-like FAD/NAD-binding protein; this translates as MNKILEKRQLSENVFYMKFEAADIAENRKAGQFLIVQVDTELGERIPLTIADADAKAGWVAIVFQVVGATTYKISKLNPGDYLAGVLGPLGTPSVIEKYDAPVVCVGGGIGTAPLYPIVQAFKAMGNTVKVIIAARTKDLLIFVDEMKAVADEVVIMTDDGSAGEKGVATIPLERYCQEEVPPAEVIAIGPPIMMKFACASTQKYNVKTTVSLNTIMIDGTGMCGGCRVSVGGETKFVCVDGPDFDGHQVDWNNMMMRMKSFKDKETESFHKCRLEAEAEKLAAK
- the gltA gene encoding NADPH-dependent glutamate synthase; this translates as MEHISAEKLAELGKAEYTKVEALLKKGPLTNKDRMAIPQQEMPTGIPTVRARQMSEVALGYSAEQAVVEANRCLQCKNQPCVSGCPVNVHIPEFVAQVALGKFKEAADIIKETNLLPAICGRVCPQEKQCQGQCTVGKVYKSAEKSVSIGRLERFVADYERNNNLATAPKVAASTGKKVAVIGSGPAGLTVAADCRRAGHDVTVFEAFHKAGGVMVYGIPEFRLPKSIVQNEVENLKKMGVKFEMNFLVGRTSTVQQILTEKGFDAAFIGTGAGLPKFFGIKGENYIGVFSANEYLTRANLMKAYEKGVADTPFYEAKTVVVCGGGNVAMDAARMALRLGAEKVYVVYRRTRNEMPARREEVDHAEEEGVEFRFLENPVEILGDAETGKVTGLKALSYELGEPDASGRRKPVEIKGSEHDIPCDAVIVALGNNSNPLIPKTTSEINVDAKGHITVDENQTTSMTKVWAGGDIVLGAATVILAMGEGRKAAASINEYLAK
- a CDS encoding ATP-grasp domain-containing protein, which translates into the protein MTVVFFSTNTNIYDGRMHFFNKPSARDFLSELMAAFPGTQFYVVTQRPGMFLADIDQNGNIIECPGIKYIVADNEDARTFAQRIVSLNPDTAVAASFWVTPFDWLGLSDALVAEYLEQAGIRTICNTSKTQYTCFDKNVTHDFLTANNFCTPRSIFVHRERFIAERGRAEIHTNAYREYIFSELDKLNYPVVIKDTSGLSSYGMEVVKSSKAARGFLCSKNCSCDKIVQEFIEGISFGTEIYGRNGDYEVMDPFMFSVNKYGLTSPKQSVKLGPVTAECFCTADMKRELKRLADVLCIDGIAQVDLIFNPEQKKWYIIEINPRLSGMTKSVAAANGFNFLAALYDKNTAFCRLNKKFVLTFKFPILDEKTLVQLCGFPGILSVSQTVNDAAKQQRECGFCEVVTGGTDSIVELSECLEKIKDAFPEVMEDVFYEKAKEMLSLIKP
- the asnB gene encoding asparagine synthase B; protein product: MCGFVGAFDLNSGSAPIDEGLKDQLRSQVLEMSRKIRHRGPDWSGVYTGDNAILSHERLAIVDPLSGKQPLVSDDGKIILAVNGEIYNHQEIRQKFAGKYNFKTQSDCEVIIPLYKEKGVNFLEDLSGIFAFALYDSEKDVYLIGRDEIGVIPLYQGWDKQGRYYVASELKALEGHCMTIEEFPNGCYFYSKDEKPVKWYHRDWEDFGAVENKPCATDAQGNVINASVIEGVKEGLETAVKKQLMSDVPYGVLLSGGLDSSIIAAITQKFSKKRVESGDSQDAWWPRLHSFAVGLEGSPDLVAAKKAADYIGTVHHEVHFTIQEALDALPDVIYHIETYDITTVRASTPMYLLARVIKSMGIKMVLSGEGSDELFGGYLYFHKAPNAREFHEELVRKMSKLHLYDCLRANKSLAAWGVEGRVPFLDKDFIDVAMRLNPLDKMNIRLPDGKQRMEKWILRKAFEDMLPENICWRQKEQFSDGVGYSWIDTLKEMTARKVSDAEFAQRAKRFPVNTPVTKEEYYYREIYSRFFPSESAALTVPHEAGVACSTAKALEWDAAWKNMDEPSGRAIAGVHDKAY